The Sporomusa termitida genome has a window encoding:
- a CDS encoding bifunctional Gfo/Idh/MocA family oxidoreductase/class I SAM-dependent methyltransferase: protein MKKKLRTVVCGSTFGQFYLEALKLLPEEYDLVGLLAQGSRRSEKCAGYYGVNLYTEISQVPDDIDLACVVLRSGVMGGKGTDMSLKFLERGVHVMQEMPVHHKDMAACLKIAHQKKVLFQTGDLYVHLPAVKRFIACARAMLAQQNALYIDAAFASQVSYPLVHILMEALPTIRPWKTGTVSRGEGPFHVMTGTLGNIPVIVRVHNEVDPDDPDNYLHLLHRITLGSEGGSLTLTDTHGPVLWQPRLHIPENLHVLGDLATAEIDHMLENSTEILGTPFSANYRDILAKLWPRAIADNLSLMKDMIAGSINAVMRVQQDLLCARQWHEITSALGYPVLRSGCRHQLLPVQVLQEAVAKIADEGIKHTGEGSCFPVKTEVSACTEYADHEFGGINRDCVNVFVEKMKDAVFGVILYTLQAQGALVGKEREYSMTEIISASYVAPRHRPLIRRWLELLAEYGYLRSSADRIYGTDVVSQEMLKERWQTVRTLWDGKLGLPLSMDYLIRSAEQLPQLMSGEQQAVYLLFPEGKMDYASACYRDIMARYLNKSVAEAVIRIGTAAKLARPSNKEDIVRIIEVGAGTGATTEEIVPRIKEYRGNLKVDYLFTDVSNYFLTAARKNFRECPWMRFQTVDIDKDFWQQGLEPAGADIIIAAGVLDNAFDVDKTLAGLMRVLTPSGWLLVTEPVRDFPEMLISEAFMMVHPEDSRKTKTIFMSAAEWQEIFYNAGAAEVLVLPGVDHPLDPLGQKLFIVRKQNYA from the coding sequence ATGAAAAAAAAGTTGCGTACTGTGGTATGCGGTTCCACCTTTGGGCAGTTTTACCTGGAGGCATTGAAGCTGCTGCCGGAGGAGTATGATCTTGTCGGGCTGCTTGCCCAGGGAAGCCGCAGGTCGGAAAAATGCGCAGGATATTACGGCGTAAATTTATATACGGAAATAAGCCAGGTTCCGGACGATATTGATCTGGCCTGCGTTGTGCTGAGATCAGGCGTTATGGGCGGCAAAGGAACCGATATGTCGTTAAAGTTCCTGGAACGGGGCGTTCATGTTATGCAGGAAATGCCTGTTCATCACAAAGATATGGCGGCATGCCTTAAAATAGCGCATCAAAAAAAGGTCCTTTTTCAAACAGGTGATCTTTATGTTCATTTGCCTGCCGTCAAACGCTTTATTGCCTGTGCGAGGGCTATGCTGGCACAACAAAACGCACTGTATATTGACGCGGCTTTTGCCTCGCAAGTATCCTATCCGCTGGTGCATATTTTAATGGAGGCTTTGCCGACAATCCGGCCATGGAAGACCGGAACGGTAAGCAGGGGTGAAGGGCCGTTTCATGTTATGACCGGAACGCTCGGAAACATTCCGGTCATAGTAAGAGTTCATAACGAAGTTGATCCGGACGACCCCGACAACTATCTTCATCTACTTCACCGTATTACCCTTGGGTCCGAGGGGGGAAGCCTGACACTAACTGATACCCATGGGCCTGTCCTCTGGCAGCCTCGTCTCCACATTCCGGAAAACTTGCATGTCCTTGGTGATCTCGCAACTGCGGAGATTGACCACATGCTGGAAAACAGCACAGAAATTCTGGGGACCCCGTTTTCAGCAAATTACCGGGATATTCTCGCCAAACTGTGGCCACGGGCCATTGCCGACAATTTGTCGTTAATGAAAGATATGATTGCCGGGAGCATTAATGCCGTAATGCGGGTTCAGCAGGATCTTCTATGTGCCCGTCAATGGCATGAAATAACCTCTGCCCTGGGATACCCTGTCTTGCGCAGCGGCTGCAGGCATCAACTGCTGCCAGTACAGGTTCTGCAGGAAGCTGTTGCGAAGATTGCGGATGAGGGTATAAAGCATACTGGTGAAGGTTCTTGCTTTCCTGTTAAAACTGAGGTTTCTGCGTGCACAGAATATGCCGATCATGAGTTTGGCGGCATAAACCGGGATTGTGTGAATGTCTTTGTTGAGAAGATGAAAGATGCTGTTTTTGGTGTGATATTATATACTCTTCAGGCCCAAGGAGCTTTGGTCGGCAAGGAGCGGGAGTACAGCATGACGGAAATTATCTCCGCTTCGTATGTTGCACCCCGGCACAGACCGCTCATCCGGCGCTGGCTTGAACTGTTGGCTGAATACGGGTATTTGAGAAGCAGTGCAGACCGTATTTATGGTACCGATGTCGTGTCCCAGGAAATGCTGAAAGAACGCTGGCAGACGGTGAGGACGCTATGGGACGGTAAACTTGGTCTACCGCTTTCTATGGATTATTTGATTCGCAGCGCCGAACAGCTTCCGCAATTGATGAGCGGAGAACAGCAGGCCGTCTATTTGCTTTTTCCTGAAGGAAAGATGGATTACGCCAGTGCCTGTTACCGTGATATCATGGCCCGTTACTTGAATAAATCAGTGGCTGAAGCGGTTATCCGCATTGGCACCGCAGCAAAGTTGGCGCGGCCGTCAAATAAGGAAGATATAGTAAGAATTATCGAGGTAGGTGCAGGCACAGGCGCAACTACGGAGGAAATAGTTCCGCGCATAAAAGAATACAGGGGAAATCTAAAAGTGGATTATTTGTTTACCGATGTCTCCAATTACTTTCTCACCGCCGCGCGCAAAAACTTCAGGGAGTGTCCGTGGATGCGGTTTCAGACTGTGGATATTGACAAGGACTTTTGGCAGCAGGGACTGGAGCCGGCCGGCGCGGATATCATTATTGCGGCCGGTGTGCTGGATAATGCGTTTGATGTTGATAAAACCTTGGCCGGTCTGATGAGGGTTCTGACTCCCTCCGGGTGGCTGCTTGTTACCGAACCGGTACGCGACTTCCCGGAAATGCTTATTTCCGAGGCGTTCATGATGGTTCACCCAGAGGATAGCAGGAAGACAAAAACAATATTTATGTCAGCGGCAGAGTGGCAGGAGATTTTTTACAACGCCGGAGCAGCGGAAGTCTTAGTACTTCCGGGAGTGGACCATCCGCTTGATCCGCTCGGGCAGAAACTTTTTATAGTGAGGAAACAGAATTATGCTTAA
- a CDS encoding VOC family protein, with amino-acid sequence MNNIADTVRDYELLGFSMEWGSISAKAHNALLWFEQGPHIEFCQMPKRFSYFAFPFGLIYGKAAGRRLRHWAGPGEGWRDLALEIQREFDSEPLSAENNHQELQLIKEAVNKLGISTSRIIRGKRVRPDGVTVQFSLFAPDDVGLPFVTTPILPRPQPKITHPNGATGIEWVRIGVTEELSHHLAKLIPQDQWLKAEPAEQNGVIEVRLSGLNEHLAINLLHGAVFSSTHDEK; translated from the coding sequence GTGAACAATATTGCCGATACCGTCAGGGACTATGAATTATTGGGATTTTCCATGGAATGGGGCAGTATTTCCGCCAAGGCTCATAATGCTCTGCTATGGTTTGAACAAGGTCCGCATATTGAATTCTGTCAAATGCCTAAAAGGTTTTCTTATTTTGCCTTTCCCTTTGGTTTAATTTACGGGAAAGCAGCGGGCAGACGCTTACGTCACTGGGCAGGTCCAGGTGAAGGCTGGCGGGATTTGGCGTTGGAAATACAACGCGAATTTGATTCCGAACCATTAAGTGCCGAAAATAATCATCAAGAATTGCAGCTTATTAAAGAGGCTGTAAATAAGCTGGGAATTTCAACTTCAAGGATCATTAGGGGCAAAAGGGTCCGCCCTGACGGTGTTACGGTGCAGTTCAGTTTGTTTGCTCCGGATGATGTAGGCTTGCCATTTGTGACAACACCGATTCTTCCTCGTCCCCAGCCGAAAATTACACACCCTAATGGCGCTACCGGAATTGAATGGGTGAGAATCGGGGTAACAGAAGAACTTAGCCATCATTTGGCAAAGCTCATTCCGCAAGATCAATGGCTGAAGGCAGAGCCCGCAGAGCAAAATGGCGTAATAGAAGTGAGGCTTAGCGGATTAAACGAGCATTTGGCTATAAATCTCCTGCATGGAGCTGTATTCTCCTCTACTCACGATGAAAAATGA
- a CDS encoding amino acid adenylation domain-containing protein: MSRTEAFMNIGYKGCHAVSQSDPQNAGTVNEKISVSRNECTIGRSKWQEIEKHAHLYRVSLLSVLLTAFAEIVGRWNSGCELTVIINGVGSEADGGVKAAQQVVFRPMPGKCWLEVCRRTERQIEKMASRGKAAVSDMQHNTGEDSWNNRKASVVFSNSLSALNSFSAGKPGNALADCNENYDSGAVKLNVGLHCRVFEQDEGIGIVWEADEQYFPQYLSVAMLEAYYQLLNWLAGETWEMPVPDLLPDKQRAMRTKTNDTRAPVKDLCIHQEFFVHARRHPEREALLWTANTMRRSMTYGELADKALRLAALLVEKGIKTGETVAVTLLKGPAQVIAVLAVLAAGAVYVPIGVDQPEKRQRRICKIGRIRYLIADHTKAGMLDGQGEIAAISVDEADELLPLPQPVLVNPDELAYLIFTSGSTGEPKGVEITHKSAINTILDINARFSVNQFDRVFAVSALDFDLSVYDVFGLLSAGGAVVLPDEAVRREAPVWFDLIHQMQVTVWNSVPALMDMLLFAAGEKRLPDSLRLVLVSGDWVGLDIHGRLREKTQKCRLVALGGATEAAIWSNFFEIEFVRPSWKSIPYGKPLQNQCFRVVDRLGRDCPDMVVGELWIGGAGVARGYRGDPVLTNEKFIDIRNKRWYRTGDMGRYRPDGNIEFLGRADQQMKLRGFRIEPGEIETVLCQYPGISQAVATVADDGATKQLCAAVVAEPVPVLYSVAAVGPDAYPDELRDLSREIQSKVAEALMAEILNFAQLSGAVTENPRFMEVLPVADEYRPLLRMWLQWLETRQVIYRRQDRILPGPRIREALQYAENLKSDTAYFVHQHDPGFWRIGRRLFARLDIYRAILGGEVSPAILLDDELLSPESLALGDRGTIEGIRVIAENIRLLARTAGSSVRVALINGRSGMAAFKLLEMLDPQDIRFTFFDSQPAMMETARRRFSSLFHTVSCQKLPDGNVPAQLRYSFDAVLAINSLHRYREPQQGVAYASLMVRRGGKLFALEHSELTPFAAVTAAVLDRAFTDFDLTRRQACSPMLTAGQWENLFIKAGLYQVRSVSIKGSFTEFIEGTCPGSRTELDSADILTFAAKQLPPHMLPDRIEVLPWLPLSTNGKVDRVAVTAILTARVHANGGEEIYAGLEREIAEMWKTLLNIDTVGKEQEFFEIGGDSLLATRFLAGVKTEFGVDFSLRQLIESPSLFQVAAAIENKLADIKQQMELMEGGEI; the protein is encoded by the coding sequence GTGGGGTGAAGGCGGCACAGCAGGTAGTTTTCCGCCCTATGCCTGGCAAGTGCTGGCTTGAGGTATGCCGCAGGACTGAACGGCAAATAGAGAAAATGGCGAGCCGGGGCAAGGCTGCGGTCTCAGACATGCAACACAATACTGGGGAAGATAGCTGGAACAACCGGAAAGCCAGTGTTGTTTTTTCCAATAGCCTATCAGCGCTTAACAGTTTTTCTGCCGGGAAACCTGGGAATGCGCTTGCCGACTGTAATGAGAATTATGATTCGGGAGCAGTGAAACTCAATGTTGGCCTGCATTGCCGGGTATTTGAGCAGGATGAGGGTATTGGCATTGTTTGGGAAGCAGATGAGCAATATTTTCCTCAGTACCTGTCTGTTGCTATGCTGGAAGCCTATTATCAGCTCCTGAACTGGCTGGCCGGGGAAACCTGGGAAATGCCGGTTCCCGATCTGCTTCCTGATAAGCAGAGAGCGATGCGGACGAAAACGAATGATACGCGTGCTCCAGTTAAAGACCTATGTATTCATCAGGAATTTTTTGTGCATGCCCGGCGGCATCCCGAACGCGAGGCCCTGCTATGGACAGCGAATACAATGAGGCGGAGTATGACCTATGGCGAGCTAGCCGACAAGGCCCTCCGGCTGGCAGCGCTTTTGGTGGAAAAAGGTATTAAAACAGGAGAAACTGTTGCTGTAACCCTGTTAAAAGGACCAGCGCAGGTGATCGCCGTCTTAGCCGTACTGGCGGCGGGCGCGGTATATGTTCCGATCGGCGTTGACCAGCCTGAAAAACGCCAGCGCCGGATTTGCAAAATCGGTAGAATACGGTATTTGATTGCTGATCATACGAAGGCTGGGATGCTTGACGGACAGGGCGAAATTGCCGCTATTTCAGTTGATGAGGCCGATGAGCTGCTGCCGTTGCCGCAACCTGTTTTGGTAAATCCGGATGAGCTGGCTTACCTTATTTTTACTTCCGGGTCGACCGGCGAGCCAAAAGGCGTGGAAATTACGCATAAATCCGCTATCAATACCATTCTGGATATTAATGCACGTTTTTCCGTAAATCAATTTGATCGGGTATTTGCCGTATCCGCTCTTGATTTTGATCTTTCTGTTTACGATGTATTTGGTTTGCTTTCTGCCGGCGGCGCAGTTGTTCTGCCTGATGAAGCTGTCAGGCGGGAAGCGCCGGTTTGGTTTGACCTTATTCATCAAATGCAGGTGACGGTCTGGAATTCGGTACCGGCGCTTATGGATATGCTGCTGTTTGCTGCCGGCGAGAAGAGGCTGCCGGATTCGTTACGTCTTGTACTTGTATCCGGAGACTGGGTTGGCTTGGATATCCACGGCCGGTTGCGGGAAAAAACACAGAAGTGCCGTTTGGTTGCGCTCGGCGGGGCAACAGAAGCTGCTATATGGTCAAATTTTTTTGAGATTGAGTTTGTCCGTCCATCCTGGAAATCTATCCCTTACGGAAAACCTTTACAAAATCAATGCTTCCGCGTTGTGGACAGGCTTGGACGCGACTGCCCGGATATGGTGGTTGGTGAATTATGGATTGGCGGTGCAGGCGTGGCGCGCGGTTACCGGGGAGATCCCGTATTAACAAACGAAAAATTCATTGATATACGAAATAAGCGGTGGTATCGTACGGGCGATATGGGGCGCTACCGGCCTGACGGAAATATTGAATTTCTCGGCAGGGCGGATCAGCAGATGAAACTGAGAGGATTCCGGATTGAACCAGGTGAAATTGAAACTGTTCTGTGTCAGTATCCGGGAATTAGCCAGGCGGTTGCGACTGTTGCTGACGATGGCGCGACGAAGCAGCTTTGTGCCGCGGTTGTCGCCGAGCCGGTCCCGGTACTTTATAGTGTTGCCGCGGTAGGTCCTGATGCATACCCTGATGAACTGCGAGATTTATCGCGGGAAATACAGTCGAAAGTTGCTGAAGCTCTGATGGCAGAAATCCTTAATTTTGCTCAATTGTCAGGGGCTGTAACAGAAAATCCGCGCTTTATGGAGGTGTTGCCAGTTGCTGACGAATATAGGCCTTTACTCAGGATGTGGCTCCAATGGCTCGAAACACGGCAGGTGATCTATCGCAGGCAGGACAGGATACTTCCTGGTCCCCGAATCCGCGAGGCTTTGCAATATGCCGAAAATTTAAAATCGGATACAGCGTATTTTGTGCATCAGCATGACCCTGGTTTTTGGCGGATAGGCAGACGCTTGTTTGCGCGTCTGGATATCTACCGGGCGATTTTGGGCGGCGAGGTTTCTCCTGCTATTTTGCTTGATGATGAACTCCTGTCACCGGAAAGTCTGGCTTTGGGGGATCGGGGAACAATTGAGGGAATACGGGTGATTGCTGAAAACATTCGGCTTCTGGCCCGGACTGCCGGCAGCTCGGTGCGAGTGGCACTGATTAACGGGCGTAGCGGTATGGCGGCATTCAAGCTGCTTGAAATGCTTGATCCCCAGGATATCCGCTTCACTTTTTTCGATTCTCAGCCGGCAATGATGGAAACGGCGAGAAGACGTTTTTCCTCATTGTTTCATACGGTTTCGTGCCAAAAGTTGCCGGATGGGAATGTCCCGGCACAACTCCGGTACTCATTTGACGCAGTGTTAGCGATCAATTCCTTACATCGTTACCGGGAGCCTCAGCAGGGCGTTGCTTATGCTTCCTTAATGGTACGGAGAGGCGGCAAGCTATTTGCGCTTGAGCATAGTGAACTTACACCGTTTGCCGCGGTGACTGCCGCCGTACTTGACAGGGCATTTACTGACTTCGATTTAACACGCCGGCAGGCATGCAGTCCAATGCTCACTGCCGGGCAATGGGAAAATCTGTTTATTAAAGCCGGGCTTTATCAGGTGCGGTCTGTTTCGATCAAAGGCTCCTTTACGGAATTTATTGAAGGAACTTGTCCGGGGTCGCGAACAGAACTTGATTCTGCAGACATACTGACGTTTGCCGCCAAACAACTTCCGCCGCATATGCTGCCAGACCGAATTGAAGTGCTTCCCTGGCTGCCGTTAAGCACTAATGGCAAAGTCGACCGCGTGGCCGTTACTGCCATACTTACAGCCAGGGTTCATGCAAATGGCGGTGAAGAAATTTATGCTGGTCTGGAGCGGGAAATTGCTGAGATGTGGAAAACGCTTTTAAATATCGACACGGTTGGCAAAGAACAGGAATTTTTTGAAATTGGCGGGGACAGTCTGCTGGCGACCCGTTTTCTTGCCGGCGTAAAAACTGAGTTTGGGGTCGATTTTTCATTAAGGCAACTGATAGAATCACCGTCATTATTTCAAGTAGCCGCGGCAATTGAAAATAAACTAGCGGACATAAAACAGCAAATGGAGTTGATGGAAGGAGGGGAGATATGA
- a CDS encoding saccharopine dehydrogenase NADP-binding domain-containing protein: protein MIGVIGGYGDVGLQAVRMLQKWGKVRLKIGGRNPAEARKNLGVEFAETEWVPVDAENVQSVEHFLAGCELVINCTGPSSRLGGRVAGMCLAKGCHHIDAGVNKELESLHGAPYNTISLYAAGAVPGLSGLLPRWLAKSFDQLESMLCYIGSLDRFTASAAEDYLAGASGRGNKPLAAWQNGSCRLSVLRRRERIQLPFFAREVTLYPYFDQEAEFVASSLLLNNGEWYIASDGKQVSSLLEEVCGQFLTERETAIRRLCRASEIDSAGRQRYINFIIQLSGKINGCRIDRTLVLQADRPAVLTGLAAAAAGMAVLAGEIPPGVCPLAEIVDPCSVVTRLVNANGIKQLKVFEGPIEQLLQQVEGEI, encoded by the coding sequence ATGATTGGCGTCATCGGTGGTTATGGCGATGTCGGGTTGCAGGCAGTACGAATGCTGCAAAAATGGGGAAAAGTGAGACTGAAGATAGGTGGCAGAAATCCCGCGGAGGCCCGGAAAAATCTGGGTGTTGAGTTTGCTGAGACCGAATGGGTTCCGGTTGATGCTGAAAATGTCCAGAGTGTGGAGCACTTTCTGGCGGGGTGTGAACTGGTCATCAATTGCACCGGACCATCTTCCCGGTTGGGAGGACGAGTTGCCGGAATGTGTTTGGCAAAGGGATGTCACCATATTGACGCCGGGGTTAATAAAGAACTGGAAAGTCTGCATGGAGCGCCGTACAATACGATTTCTTTATATGCCGCCGGGGCTGTTCCCGGTTTATCAGGGCTGTTGCCGCGCTGGCTGGCGAAATCTTTCGATCAATTAGAATCCATGCTTTGTTATATTGGCAGCTTGGATAGATTTACAGCGTCCGCAGCAGAGGATTATCTTGCCGGTGCTTCAGGCCGGGGCAACAAACCCTTGGCAGCGTGGCAAAACGGTAGTTGCCGTTTATCGGTTTTGCGTCGGCGAGAAAGAATACAACTGCCTTTTTTTGCACGCGAAGTGACGTTATATCCCTATTTTGATCAGGAAGCGGAATTCGTGGCGTCTTCCCTATTGCTCAATAATGGCGAGTGGTACATAGCCAGTGACGGTAAGCAGGTATCGTCGCTCCTGGAAGAAGTGTGCGGCCAATTTCTGACTGAGCGGGAGACTGCCATAAGACGTCTTTGCCGGGCTTCCGAGATTGATTCGGCGGGGCGCCAGAGATACATTAACTTTATTATACAACTTAGCGGAAAAATAAATGGCTGCAGGATAGACCGCACACTGGTTTTACAGGCTGACCGGCCTGCAGTTTTGACCGGTTTAGCCGCTGCTGCTGCGGGGATGGCCGTACTGGCAGGAGAAATACCTCCCGGCGTGTGTCCCCTTGCAGAAATTGTTGATCCCTGCAGTGTGGTTACCCGGCTGGTCAATGCGAACGGGATAAAACAGTTAAAAGTTTTTGAAGGCCCGATTGAACAGCTTTTACAGCAAGTAGAGGGCGAAATATGA